The following proteins are co-located in the Pirellulaceae bacterium genome:
- a CDS encoding DUF1501 domain-containing protein has protein sequence MRTLQPSRRHFLRATSCGFGAIALQSMFEQQAAASPVRTAVESRGRSPLATQPPQSPAKAKRIIFLFMAGGPSQMDLYDYKPLLAKRAGQKLPYSLPETEATVGLEDTRLLGPIAGFGHQGESDLYMSNLLPHTAKHADDLCVLRAVQADSPNHPVAIRQLHTGNLFDVVPSMGAWLSYGLGTENQKLPSYITILPQEGEPNFSSAFLPAIHQGTAIQHVESSPDKAPIRHLTDASLPASVQRHRIDLIQQLNRQQLERLNTDQQMEGVIESFELAFRMQTETPRLVNFAEESKETLALYGVGEKPTDQFAKQCLLARRFAEAGVRFVQVSLGGWDHHGNINGGLRKECSISDKPVAGLLTDLKRRGLLEDTLVLWGGEFGRTPHTQILDGNKQKPGREHNHHGFTMWMAGGGVKGGLTYGKTDDFGYYGVENQVHINDLHATMLHLMGLDHEKLTFEHRGRPFRLTDVAGNVVKEIIA, from the coding sequence ATGCGCACGCTCCAACCATCAAGGCGACACTTTCTCCGGGCCACAAGTTGCGGGTTCGGTGCCATCGCGCTGCAGTCGATGTTTGAGCAGCAGGCCGCTGCCAGCCCCGTGAGGACGGCAGTTGAATCTAGAGGGAGGTCGCCTCTCGCCACCCAACCTCCACAGTCACCAGCCAAAGCCAAACGCATCATCTTTCTGTTCATGGCAGGTGGCCCTTCGCAGATGGACCTCTACGATTACAAACCACTTTTGGCGAAGAGGGCCGGTCAGAAGTTACCGTATTCGTTACCGGAGACCGAAGCAACAGTAGGTCTTGAAGACACGCGACTGCTGGGTCCAATCGCAGGTTTCGGACACCAGGGTGAATCGGATCTCTACATGAGTAACCTGCTACCCCACACAGCAAAGCACGCGGACGACTTGTGTGTTCTGCGGGCCGTCCAGGCCGACAGCCCCAACCATCCGGTGGCGATTCGACAACTCCACACAGGCAATCTGTTTGACGTCGTTCCTTCAATGGGCGCGTGGCTCTCCTATGGATTAGGAACAGAAAACCAAAAACTCCCGTCGTACATCACGATTCTGCCTCAGGAAGGCGAGCCGAACTTCAGCAGCGCATTCCTACCCGCGATCCACCAGGGTACGGCAATCCAACACGTAGAATCCTCTCCTGACAAAGCTCCCATCCGCCACCTGACCGATGCAAGCCTGCCTGCCAGTGTCCAACGTCACCGAATCGATCTGATTCAACAGCTGAATCGCCAACAACTTGAACGATTGAACACAGATCAACAAATGGAAGGTGTCATCGAGTCATTTGAACTCGCCTTTCGGATGCAAACGGAAACACCACGTCTTGTCAACTTTGCCGAAGAGTCAAAAGAAACATTGGCCCTCTACGGTGTTGGTGAAAAACCGACCGACCAGTTCGCAAAACAATGTTTGCTCGCCCGTCGATTTGCGGAAGCCGGCGTTCGATTCGTCCAAGTTTCGCTCGGTGGTTGGGATCATCATGGTAATATTAATGGCGGTCTCCGAAAGGAGTGTTCGATCTCGGACAAACCCGTCGCAGGGCTTCTCACCGATCTAAAACGACGAGGCTTGCTCGAAGACACACTCGTACTTTGGGGCGGAGAATTTGGACGAACTCCCCACACACAAATTCTAGACGGTAACAAGCAGAAGCCCGGCCGAGAACACAATCATCACGGATTCACCATGTGGATGGCCGGAGGTGGAGTCAAAGGCGGCCTCACCTATGGCAAAACCGATGACTTTGGCTACTACGGCGTGGAGAACCAGGTCCACATCAACGATCTTCACGCCACCATGCTTCACCTCATGGGTCTCGATCACGAGAAACTGACCTTCGAACATCGGGGGCGTCCATTCCGCCTCACGGATGTGGCAGGCAATGTAGTGAAGGAAATCATAGCATGA
- a CDS encoding PSD1 and planctomycete cytochrome C domain-containing protein, with product MNFRRLISMRLCLAAGIMAVWLVPLAVVFADEVQPVNSQQLSANGIKFFEGQIAPILERRCFGCHSHESGKAKGGLVLDSRHGWEKGGSEGAAIVPGKPDKSLLMEAIRHESYEMPPDEKLPASEIALLEQWIAMGAPDPRESKQPQIAPEKRWAFQPISQARLPTVKDHDWAQDESDIFILAKLEAAGLSPVNNADRYTLLRRVTFDLTGLPPTPAEIDAFINDPSDGAYERVVDRLLDSPGFGDHWARHWFDLSCYADLADIQGNILIRDAWRYRDYVIEAFNADKPLDQFIHEQIAGDLLPFENDKQRREHLIATGYLAIGPWTLQNYIKEQLAADVVDHQIDRIGRTFLGQTLSCARCHDHKFDPVTTADYYALAGIFHSTLTTSYDGPGVWSQINHVSLPEPTDAVEKFEQLRQEIDQQQQSLRTELEQLQQQDDKHRFTTKAVNDQANALTLETSIDANDAKREYRVSLMAGPSTWATADQATNENDGLLLQVLREDGTVLAHHLHRVQAWSGKTGAQQLSPISFVYQGDGSGTVTIHITSSDYTSRFSGAIDDLSIVESSKSQQIFAEDFEKVELGSIQGKQADTGLPIYAQCSIPGWTGLGINHSHIVNIGKGDQPNFALQIFSGSKVAADHPGIAKINDEIESLAKRLEAARPDRMQALAVRDVDQPHDTPIYRRGDFQSLGEIVPRGFLTTIAVSDRHHIPAKTSGRLQLAQWLTDGDNPLTSRVLVNRIWHHLFGKGLVRSVDYFGVHGTLPSHPKLLDFLAIRLQEDDQWSLKQTIRGMVLSSTYQLSSNHDARATKIDPDNELLWRMDRRRLTAESIRDAMLSVSGQLDPERGGPSLGLELKNNIAGLGGNVNPPTWVGKTADYVKNRRTVYLPFKRERPMGELEVLSVFDFPHPSEINGARSNTTVATQALFLLNSPFVKQQASRLSERLNQAYPDDERARINQLYLLAMNRPATSFETQTILTFLDQCVQELEKTAASEEARSTAWIQLCHAVLGSNGFLFRE from the coding sequence ATGAATTTTCGACGACTGATTTCAATGCGTCTATGTCTAGCGGCAGGAATAATGGCTGTTTGGCTAGTGCCTTTGGCAGTCGTCTTTGCAGATGAAGTGCAACCGGTCAACAGCCAGCAACTCTCGGCTAACGGGATCAAATTTTTCGAAGGTCAGATTGCACCGATCTTGGAGCGTCGCTGTTTCGGATGCCACAGTCACGAATCAGGTAAAGCAAAAGGCGGGCTCGTGCTTGATTCCCGTCACGGCTGGGAAAAAGGTGGTAGCGAAGGGGCCGCGATCGTCCCTGGCAAGCCGGACAAGAGTCTTCTGATGGAGGCCATCCGGCATGAGAGCTACGAAATGCCGCCGGACGAAAAACTGCCGGCGTCAGAAATCGCCTTGCTCGAACAATGGATAGCGATGGGCGCACCCGATCCACGCGAGTCGAAACAACCCCAAATCGCTCCCGAAAAGCGATGGGCTTTTCAGCCGATTTCGCAGGCTCGGCTGCCAACCGTCAAGGATCACGACTGGGCACAGGATGAATCGGACATTTTCATTCTGGCAAAACTCGAAGCCGCAGGGCTATCACCGGTAAACAACGCTGACCGCTACACTCTTTTGCGCCGCGTCACGTTCGACCTAACAGGTTTGCCTCCAACGCCCGCGGAAATCGACGCGTTTATCAACGACCCGTCTGATGGGGCCTATGAACGAGTTGTTGATCGGCTATTGGATTCACCTGGATTCGGCGATCACTGGGCTCGGCACTGGTTTGATTTATCGTGCTACGCAGATCTTGCCGACATCCAAGGTAACATTTTGATCCGCGATGCTTGGCGGTATCGAGACTACGTCATCGAAGCTTTCAACGCAGATAAACCGCTCGACCAGTTCATCCACGAGCAAATTGCGGGTGATCTGCTACCCTTCGAAAATGACAAACAGCGACGTGAACACCTAATCGCAACCGGATACCTGGCGATCGGGCCATGGACGCTTCAAAACTACATTAAGGAACAACTCGCGGCAGACGTTGTCGATCATCAGATCGATCGGATTGGCCGAACCTTTCTGGGGCAAACGCTTTCTTGTGCTCGATGTCACGATCACAAATTCGACCCGGTTACCACGGCCGATTATTACGCGTTAGCCGGGATTTTCCACAGCACACTCACGACCAGCTATGACGGCCCCGGTGTTTGGAGTCAGATCAATCACGTAAGCCTTCCGGAACCCACAGACGCTGTAGAGAAGTTCGAACAACTCCGCCAGGAAATCGATCAGCAACAACAGAGCCTGCGAACAGAACTCGAACAATTACAGCAGCAAGATGACAAACACAGATTCACAACCAAGGCAGTCAACGATCAGGCAAACGCACTTACCTTAGAAACCAGCATCGATGCAAACGATGCCAAACGAGAATATCGCGTTTCTTTGATGGCAGGCCCTTCCACCTGGGCTACTGCTGATCAAGCAACAAATGAAAATGACGGTTTGCTGCTGCAAGTATTGCGCGAAGATGGCACAGTTCTGGCCCACCATCTCCATCGCGTGCAGGCTTGGTCAGGCAAGACGGGCGCTCAACAACTGAGTCCTATTTCTTTTGTTTATCAGGGCGATGGGTCAGGTACCGTCACGATCCACATCACGTCAAGCGATTACACCAGTCGCTTCAGCGGCGCGATTGACGATTTGAGCATCGTGGAGTCCAGCAAATCTCAACAGATCTTTGCCGAAGATTTTGAAAAAGTGGAACTCGGTAGCATCCAGGGAAAACAAGCTGATACGGGACTCCCGATCTATGCACAGTGCTCCATCCCAGGTTGGACCGGCCTTGGAATCAATCATTCACACATCGTCAACATTGGCAAAGGCGATCAACCGAATTTTGCTCTGCAAATTTTCAGCGGTTCGAAAGTTGCTGCCGACCATCCAGGCATCGCAAAAATCAACGATGAGATCGAAAGTCTTGCCAAACGACTCGAAGCGGCGCGACCTGACCGCATGCAAGCTTTGGCCGTGCGTGACGTCGATCAGCCACATGACACTCCAATTTACCGACGAGGTGACTTTCAATCGCTAGGCGAAATTGTACCACGCGGGTTCCTCACAACCATCGCAGTCTCCGACCGACATCACATTCCCGCAAAAACCAGCGGGCGTTTACAACTTGCCCAATGGCTTACTGACGGCGACAACCCACTGACTTCACGTGTGTTGGTCAATCGAATCTGGCATCACCTCTTCGGAAAAGGACTCGTTCGGTCGGTCGATTACTTTGGAGTCCATGGCACCCTGCCCAGCCATCCGAAACTTCTTGACTTCCTCGCCATCCGATTACAAGAAGATGATCAATGGTCTCTCAAACAAACAATTCGTGGCATGGTGTTGTCGAGTACCTATCAACTTTCATCAAATCATGATGCTCGCGCGACAAAAATAGATCCCGACAATGAATTACTCTGGCGCATGGACCGTCGACGCCTTACGGCCGAATCAATTCGCGACGCAATGCTGTCAGTAAGCGGACAACTGGATCCGGAACGAGGCGGACCGTCACTGGGGTTGGAACTGAAAAACAACATTGCTGGACTGGGCGGCAACGTGAACCCACCAACTTGGGTTGGGAAGACAGCGGATTACGTCAAGAATCGACGCACGGTTTACCTGCCCTTCAAACGCGAACGCCCCATGGGAGAACTCGAAGTGCTTAGCGTCTTTGACTTTCCGCATCCGAGTGAAATTAACGGCGCTCGATCGAATACCACCGTCGCAACTCAAGCCTTATTCCTGCTCAATTCACCATTTGTCAAACAGCAGGCAAGTCGCTTATCGGAGCGTCTGAATCAGGCTTACCCCGATGATGAACGGGCTCGAATTAACCAGCTTTACCTGCTCGCAATGAATCGACCTGCCACATCTTTTGAAACCCAAACCATACTCACCTTCCTGGACCAATGTGTTCAAGAACTCGAAAAAACTGCAGCATCAGAAGAAGCTCGTTCAACTGCCTGGATACAACTATGTCACGCCGTGCTAGGATCCAACGGCTTCCTTTTCCGCGAATAG
- a CDS encoding FCD domain-containing protein produces the protein MSTETTSMTGNASEVVGLIGNLIANDGLAHGARLPPIRELAVQFGVKAGVVRDALLDAQGRGFVKVLPRVGAIVQTVDDSADPQSFDRQVSRDFGELMSREEYNLFHVLEMREVLELTMVARAAERRELPELFRLRQILEKMAAIPITTASPEYVKLDLEFHHEIGRLSGNSVMNSVLSTLLKTLEPHLVRIRWSESRREAANGSHARIYSALVAGDVQQARKAMGDHIRTAYDSLLDELRDPPPMTDASERSAQSR, from the coding sequence ATGAGTACTGAAACCACCTCTATGACGGGCAACGCTTCCGAGGTTGTGGGGTTGATCGGCAATTTGATCGCTAACGACGGCCTGGCGCACGGCGCTCGCCTGCCACCCATTCGAGAATTGGCGGTTCAATTTGGCGTGAAGGCAGGAGTTGTTCGGGACGCGTTGCTTGATGCTCAAGGGCGGGGATTTGTAAAGGTGCTCCCCCGAGTCGGCGCGATCGTACAAACCGTGGACGATTCAGCGGATCCACAATCCTTTGACCGGCAGGTGAGTCGGGATTTCGGGGAGCTCATGAGCCGGGAAGAGTACAACCTATTCCATGTGCTGGAGATGCGAGAGGTTTTGGAATTGACCATGGTGGCTCGTGCGGCTGAGCGGCGTGAACTGCCAGAGCTTTTCAGACTGCGACAGATTCTCGAAAAAATGGCCGCTATTCCGATTACAACGGCGTCCCCGGAATACGTTAAATTGGACCTCGAGTTTCATCACGAAATCGGCCGTTTGTCGGGAAATTCAGTGATGAATTCTGTGCTTTCAACCTTACTGAAAACACTGGAGCCACACTTGGTGCGAATCCGCTGGTCCGAAAGTCGTCGCGAAGCAGCAAACGGCTCGCACGCTCGGATCTATTCTGCACTCGTAGCAGGCGACGTGCAACAAGCACGAAAAGCAATGGGAGACCACATTCGCACAGCTTACGACAGTTTGCTGGATGAGCTTCGAGACCCGCCGCCCATGACCGACGCGTCCGAAAGATCTGCTCAGTCTCGTTAG
- a CDS encoding glycosyltransferase family 39 protein yields the protein MNEDAVDQRRGEFLGLGIYLGIVVVALAIGLYGVGDSGELWLEDGARYCNNGAMVHDWLLSDQLLDPVSFAKANYAQYPAHSVPYHPPGYAVLLGSWFLTVGFSYASARCFTALCFAVGLCFFHAILRRQGVVAWVALCATLILATSPETARWSRSAMSETPAMTFILAASYCFFRFTQTDRARWSWLAFLLAGIAFFCRVSSAGVLPAWFLFVLVTQGVRRVFSLCMTVPAIIYLVIGAGWCKFMSGFAAIEVRLSLFEALSTSLSIENLTVWFQGLPVMVGWITLGAALIGAGWAFYDPSKRAFAWFWSFWFLGCYGLTVAQSGFFETRYFIFSVPAICALSVAFLPTRFSSSLWRSVAVLPLGAAIAANVVMLFGMPQGLRGYQEVAG from the coding sequence GTGAATGAAGACGCCGTTGATCAACGAAGAGGAGAATTTTTGGGTCTTGGCATCTATCTCGGCATTGTCGTGGTCGCGTTGGCGATCGGGTTGTATGGAGTCGGTGATTCTGGCGAGCTTTGGCTGGAGGATGGCGCTCGGTATTGCAACAATGGTGCGATGGTCCATGATTGGTTGTTGTCCGACCAACTCTTGGATCCCGTGAGCTTTGCAAAAGCAAACTACGCCCAATACCCGGCTCACAGTGTTCCCTACCATCCGCCCGGATATGCAGTTCTTCTCGGGAGCTGGTTTCTGACGGTTGGGTTTTCTTATGCTTCAGCGCGATGTTTTACGGCTCTGTGTTTCGCCGTGGGGTTGTGTTTCTTTCATGCTATCCTTCGTCGGCAAGGTGTGGTGGCATGGGTGGCGTTGTGCGCAACCCTGATCTTAGCGACGTCGCCGGAAACTGCTCGATGGAGTCGCTCTGCAATGTCGGAGACTCCCGCCATGACTTTTATTTTGGCGGCATCTTATTGTTTTTTTCGTTTTACGCAGACGGACCGAGCCCGATGGTCTTGGCTTGCGTTCTTGCTCGCAGGGATCGCTTTTTTCTGTCGGGTCTCTTCGGCTGGAGTGCTGCCGGCCTGGTTCTTATTCGTGCTCGTAACGCAGGGAGTGCGCCGAGTCTTCTCACTGTGCATGACAGTTCCGGCAATCATCTATTTGGTGATTGGTGCCGGATGGTGCAAGTTCATGTCTGGATTCGCGGCGATCGAGGTACGTCTGTCCCTCTTTGAGGCGTTGTCGACCAGTCTATCGATTGAGAACTTGACCGTTTGGTTCCAAGGTTTGCCGGTGATGGTTGGATGGATCACCTTAGGGGCGGCACTGATCGGCGCTGGTTGGGCGTTCTACGATCCGAGCAAAAGAGCATTCGCCTGGTTCTGGTCGTTCTGGTTTCTAGGTTGCTATGGTCTCACGGTAGCCCAGTCGGGGTTTTTTGAAACTCGATACTTTATCTTTTCAGTCCCAGCAATTTGTGCGTTGTCGGTGGCCTTTCTCCCTACGCGGTTTTCATCGTCGCTCTGGCGGTCGGTCGCTGTTCTGCCGCTTGGGGCTGCGATCGCAGCAAACGTTGTCATGCTATTCGGGATGCCGCAAGGACTGAGGGGGTACCAGGAAGTAGCGGGCTAA
- a CDS encoding GNAT family N-acetyltransferase: MITLSVESQSCRVGLLAVNKFARRDGIGKRLLVRAQGWCFAQGVFEAIVVTQDRNNAAVRFYRHCGYQIKQENHVYHFWPV; this comes from the coding sequence ATGATCACGCTTTCGGTTGAATCGCAAAGCTGTCGAGTCGGTTTGCTCGCGGTGAATAAGTTTGCTCGCCGCGATGGAATTGGGAAAAGATTGCTTGTGCGAGCTCAGGGGTGGTGTTTTGCTCAAGGAGTTTTTGAAGCGATTGTTGTAACTCAAGATCGCAATAATGCAGCCGTCCGCTTTTACCGCCACTGTGGTTATCAGATCAAGCAAGAGAATCATGTCTATCATTTCTGGCCGGTCTGA
- a CDS encoding glycosyltransferase family 2 protein — protein MSIISGRSDRLSTEFASTDEVDLSIVIPVYQSASTLQRLFEQLMGELDQLQLNYQLVFVEDGSPDNSWDLLKDLQRQAPDRVVAIQLMKNFGQQNAIMCGLHHADGRLIVTMDDDLQNPPSEIHKLIEAIAEQRADLVYGQYVSKKHVVFRNIGSAMVNGFYRLVFPSKVTVTSFRIMRRELAKSILGYTLNYTFIDGLLAWNTDRIGGVDVEHHSRMVGRSGYSLKKLVVLALNLFTNFSLLPLQFVSALGFVFALGGLLGGAFYFVMYLVGQISVPGYASIIVALSIFAGIQLLALGMIGEYVGRLHLNVNQKPQFVQRQVLSPCEKLCE, from the coding sequence ATGTCTATCATTTCTGGCCGGTCTGATCGACTATCTACAGAATTCGCATCAACCGATGAAGTTGACCTGTCGATCGTCATTCCGGTTTATCAATCGGCGTCTACGTTGCAACGACTATTTGAACAATTGATGGGGGAGCTAGATCAGTTGCAGCTCAACTATCAGTTGGTTTTTGTTGAGGACGGTAGTCCTGACAATTCGTGGGATTTGCTGAAAGATCTTCAGCGTCAAGCGCCGGACAGAGTTGTTGCCATTCAATTAATGAAGAATTTTGGACAGCAGAATGCGATCATGTGTGGGCTGCATCATGCCGACGGTCGCTTGATTGTTACGATGGATGATGACTTGCAGAATCCGCCGAGCGAAATACACAAACTTATCGAGGCGATTGCAGAGCAAAGGGCTGATCTGGTCTATGGGCAGTATGTTAGCAAGAAGCATGTGGTATTTCGTAATATTGGATCAGCGATGGTCAACGGTTTTTACCGTTTGGTTTTTCCCTCGAAGGTCACCGTGACATCGTTTCGGATTATGCGACGAGAATTGGCGAAGAGCATTCTTGGATACACCTTGAACTACACCTTCATCGATGGGTTACTTGCCTGGAATACAGATCGCATTGGCGGCGTCGATGTTGAGCACCACTCCCGCATGGTAGGGAGAAGCGGTTATTCGCTGAAAAAGCTGGTGGTTCTCGCGCTTAATCTTTTTACGAATTTCTCGCTCCTTCCGTTGCAATTTGTTTCAGCATTGGGTTTTGTGTTTGCGCTTGGCGGTCTGCTAGGTGGTGCCTTTTATTTCGTGATGTATTTGGTAGGGCAGATTAGTGTGCCCGGGTACGCATCAATCATTGTGGCCCTAAGCATCTTCGCTGGAATTCAGCTTCTCGCCCTCGGTATGATAGGCGAATATGTTGGCCGCCTGCATCTCAATGTGAATCAAAAGCCGCAATTTGTACAACGTCAGGTTTTGTCGCCGTGTGAGAAGCTCTGTGAATGA